The DNA region ATACAATGATGCGGATTGCTGCTTCCTTTGGGATTGAAAAGACACACAGCTATGTCACTCCAACGGGAATCATTTTCTCTGCTGAAGGAGACGAACCGACGAAAACAAAGCTGATTCGAATCTCAGCACGTTCAACTGACTTAAAAAAGGTAGCATTAGTTAACAGTATTTCTAGAAAGATTAGCAGCGGTGAAGTTACTCTCCAAGAGGCGTTAAGATCGTTAAAAGAATTAGAAGCTCTGAATGTCACCTTTCCGTTCATGGTTCAGGTTGCTGCCGCCTCGCTTGCAAGTGGCTGTTTTATGATTATGTTCAAGGGCGCATGGAATGATTTTATTCCTGCGATGTTTTCCGGGGGGTTGGGCTATTTTGGCTTTTTATATTTTCATCGTTTTATTCCAGTTAAGTTTTTCTCGGAGTTTTTAGCCTCATTTATCATCGGCTTATTTGCATTAATTTTTGTGAAAATAGGAGTAGGCCACCAGTTAGATAAAATTATTATTGGCTCTGTTATGACCTTAGTACCAGGCTTGCTAGTAACAAATGCAGTCAGAGA from Neobacillus sp. FSL H8-0543 includes:
- a CDS encoding threonine/serine exporter family protein, translating into MDKETRETYEIMEVCLLAGKIMLQSGGETYRVEDTMMRIAASFGIEKTHSYVTPTGIIFSAEGDEPTKTKLIRISARSTDLKKVALVNSISRKISSGEVTLQEALRSLKELEALNVTFPFMVQVAAASLASGCFMIMFKGAWNDFIPAMFSGGLGYFGFLYFHRFIPVKFFSEFLASFIIGLFALIFVKIGVGHQLDKIIIGSVMTLVPGLLVTNAVRDLMAGHLVSGLSKGAEAMLTAFAIGSGIAVVLSFL